The DNA region CCGCCTGGGAAGATTGTGGGTGTCCTATCTCCCCTCTCATCTTTGCTTCAACATTCCAATTTTGTTCGAGGTGACAGACCAGAGGCTCACTTCCGCAGACTTGTTTGCAGTGAGGGAAGGCATATGACACAGTTCGCACTCAGTTCGTAAGCTGAAACCTGGGGGCTCTAGGAAGGCTGTTGCTTTCCTGATAAAAAGGCATCGGATGCCGCTAGTGCGTCCCTTGTTGCTGTTTCTCCTTTCTGCCTTGAATGTAGACTTCAAACgctggagctgcagcagccatcAGCCTCCATGAGGGAGAGACTAAGAGAACTGTAATAATATCAGCCATGAGCTGGCAAACCAATGCCAGTAACCATCTGACTTCTGGACTTCTGTCAGGTGAAAATAACAAATCTCTAGTTAGCCTGCTCTGGGTTGGTATGGTTACTTGCAGCTGAACACAATTCTAACTAGGGGAACTTAGATGGTACCAGCCTGATTGCAGAGATGCCCATGGTACCCAGAGTACTCCAGATATTCTTGGGCTTCAGCAGCCAGTGGGCATGAGTGAGGTTATGGTACCCAAGGCCACTAACTCCACCCCTCCTCCAGTCCTTCATCCTTTAAAGTCTCATTCTCTAACCCCTTTTAGCCACCTGTGTTATTAAGAAAGTATCTGGATGTGACGTTGATATATCAGTCATGTTAACTCTGTGTAATGGAGTTCCTAGTAAGGCAAAATTAGATTTTCCGGCAAATAAGTAATGCCTCTTTTCTTAGTTATGGAACTCTGAGGTACAGAAGCAAACACATTGCtttggaggggctcctggctggctcagtccaaagACCACgtggctcttaatctcagggtcatgagttcgagcccaggttgggtgtagagattacttaaataaatgaattttaaaaaattgctcttGGAAAAGGGTGCAACAAGGAATACTGTGATTCTAAGAAGGGTTTGGTATGCATAGGTGGAGGTATTTTTAGGGCCAGATAGCCTCCTAGGAGGACTGGGGTAAAGACTCTGACTGACCCTTCCCTTTTTGGGGTTTCAGATTATTAGATCAATTTCTGATGACCTGAAAAGATAGAAAGGACCCCAGAGGGGAAACTCACCATCAGGAAATGGGGTGTGTGAAGAGGTGAACCAAGCTAATATCAGAGATTAGATGTTTgtttggtggggggaagggggatggccTGGTGTCCACCCAATAGGTGGCTGGGCAGAAACCCTTCTGACCCAGACACTCTGGCAGTGGTCATGCTGTGGGAACGATGGCTGCACAGATGAGTGTGAAATAAAAGAGTTGCAGCCTGGAGCCCAAGTGTGGGGCCCAGGTGTGCTGTGCGTTCCCAGGGATTGTGCGAGCAAGGGCAGTACTGAGCTGTGGACGTGCAGGTGTCAAACTGTACAGGACCTGTTTTCAACAGTGACCCCTGGTGGCAGCAGACTGCTATGACTGTTCAGTTCTGTCTCCGCCTGACTTTCGGAGACAGGTGCTGATGTATTAAGAATCTCCAGTTCTCCACGGTTCTGAGAAGGTGAGAGGAGGAAGACCCCGAGAGTTAGAGAGGTAGGGTAGTAGAGCGGTTAGGAGGATGGACTCTGGCATCAGACTGCTGGGGGTCAAGTTTCTGCTTTGCTTCTTGCCGGCTTCCCTTGGGTACAAGTGTGGTTTCAAGTACTGCAGACCTGTGCAGTCTCGCAGGAGCCTGCCTCAAACCAGCCCCACATGTGATGTCATGCTTGATGCCTTGAAAGCCTTAATAATTTTGGATaagcctccctgcccccctctgccATTTTGCACTGGGTCCTGCAATTATGTAGCCAGACCTgcttgggcaaattattttattacttccctctgcctcagttcccccatctgtaaaacgggtAAAAAAAACCTATCTGCCTCAGTGAGCTGTTGTGAgcattgagttttttttaaaccacaatcAGCACTTCAcatctttttggtttcttttttaagattttatttatttatttgtcagagagagagagagcactagcacaaggagggggagtggcaggcagagtgagaagcaggctccccacagagcaaggagcccggtgcaggacttgatcccagggccctgggatcatgacctgagccaaaggcagatgcttgactgactgaggcacccaggcgtcccttaagtGAATTATATAACATAAAGTATTTAGAACAGAATCTGGCTTTGTAGTAAGCTCTGTGTGTTAGCCACTGTTTTTGTTCCTATTAATTTAGGCAGATGCAGGCTCTGGGAATTAATCTGCAAAATGCAGAGATGTGAGCACATTTGTGTGTCCAGCTTGTGGACCATATCAGATCAAGCACGTGGTGAAACAATGCAGGAGAGGAAAATGTGACCCTGGATTTACTTCTCACACAAGATGAGATGCCTTATCAAGCCCACATCCATCTGGGTCCTCAGGGCTGACAGGAGAGAGGATGCTGAGGTCTGAGAAGCAGGGAGTCAAGGCCAACCTCCCACTGCAGGGGCTGGCTGCAGAGGTTGGGCACGGCTCGGAGCGGCAGGCTGGGGCACCTTCGGGGAGGAGACTGCCATCGCCCCACGGGATCAGGCTGCAGGGCAGGCTGTCATCACCTCAGGCCCATTTCCTGTCCTCTCAGATGTGACACACAGCCTTCCCTCCAGCCTGGGATCCATCCTTGCATTTACAGGACCAGCTTAGAGGATAcaaggttggggagggggagcttTATTAGGATGATTATTCTAAATATACTTACCTATTGACATGTAACATATACACAAAAAGAGGAGAAATCTTAAGTGCCCAGCTCAGTGGATCCTCTTTGAAGTGAATATACTCAGTTCAAGAAACAGGACATCCCTGGAAGTCCAGAAACCCCCTTCCTAgtcactccctccttccctagTCAGCTAGGCAGCTTCCCTGCATAGCAGTTTCTAAAACCATTACATTTcactttggggatttttttttttttgagaaattcccaatctacaaaataaattgaaaaaatagaacaggaacACGCATATACTTACCTACATATATcaactattaacattttgcctcatctgtctttctgtctctctccttttctgtcttttgtccCCGAAGTCTACACATGCAATTTTCAGAAACATTTGAGGGTTATTTGCAGACATCTTGAcactttatccctaaatattcCAGCACATATCTCCTAAGAAGTAGGACATTCCTACAGTGTAATTGTCACACTGAAGAGATTTAAATTGCTACACGactattatataatatatagttgaTGTCCATATCTCCCCAATTATCCCAATAATGTTCTTTATaggtatatattttcaaatctatAATCTAAACCTGGAACACATTTTGCATTTAGCtgtatgtctctctcttttttttttaaagattttatttatttgacagagagagagatagcgagagcaggaacacaagcagggggagtgggagagggagaagcaggcttcccgccaagcagggagcccgatgtgggactcgatcccaggaccctggcatcatgacctgagccgaaggcagacgcttaacgactgagccacaggcACCCAAGCTGTATGtctctttagttttctttaatcCAGAACagttccttgtttgtttgtttgtttgtttatctatctatctatcttttggtctttcatgacattgacattaTTGAAGAGTACAGGCAAGTCTTCTAGAATGTCTCTGAATTTGAatttgtctgattgtttcctcATGACAATGTAATTTAAACATTCTTGACAAGAAAACTACATGAGTTTTCttattaattatgtatttattttttataatttattaacaaTAGTGGCTGCAATTTATTGAGTGCCCGTCATGTGATGTGGGAATTACTGtgtccattttacagaccagGTAACTGAAGCATAGAGTGACCAAATacttttctcaaggtcacacagtcagagAGGAAGTGCCAGGATTTGGTCTGTCTCCAGTGCCCATGCTCAgaatcagttcctttttttttttaacagctgataatcaatttattaaaaaggttGATTCAAGCATCAGCATGGGTGACTTCAACCTCAACTCCTGGCTCAATACTGATGGAAGTAATCTGCTTACCAATCTCAGAAGGACTGTATAAATCAATGAGTCGCTTGTGGATCCTTATCTGAAAATGATCCCAAGTCTTAGAACCTTCATCATGAAGAGTTTTTCTTGTAGTGATTCTCAGAGTCTTGGTGGGCATCAGAGCTGGTCCTTTcactttgagattcttttccttagCACCTCTGATCAAGTCAGCACATACCTTCTCCAAAGATTTTACATTGCAGCTGGTTAGAGTAATTTTAATTCGGTGAATCACCATCTCTGGTTCCATGGGTGTCTTCTGAGTGTCTTTAAAAGCCACTGCTACGGCGTGACCCCCTGGCCGAACTGTTCCTCTGTGAGAGCGAACAATGGAGAGTCAGGAGCAGGAGCGGGGTGCCCAGAGCTCTGTTGTCACTGCAACCACACCTCCCTCAAGAAGAATGCTCACAATCAGTTCTACCCACTGTTGGTAAGGACTGGTCCCCTTGGAAGGAGACCTGACGCTGtgtcctggagggcaggggctgcatTGTGTTCTTTGCTAAATTCCACGTGTAGCCAGGGCCAAACCCAGGGCAAGaatctgtaattttttgttgaataaatgaatagataaatgaatgacATTTGTTCTAGTGACAAAAATTAGCATGGGGTCCATGGACCAGTGGCATCAGAATCCCCCAGAAAGCTCGTCAGAAATATACGTCTGTGCACCCCAGTGCCAACTCACAGAAGCTACATCTCTGTTGGTGAGACCTGAggatttctttgttaatttttcctGATGATACTGATATAgataaaattaagtgaaaaaagcaatttTCAGAACAATGCGTACTGCATAATTTCAtatgtctctttctctgtgttttgaGGTTATGTGGTTATACATGGATTTAGGGGAGGAGGACTTTACCTTAAACCTGATGTGCTTTTAGAGATGAGATGACACAGATGATCAATTAATACATTCTGCAAAAACTTAAATACTACAGATAAGTAAGGTAATTATATACTTTATCCCCCAATCTGAACACTTTTGATAGTGAAAGTCAATGCTGTTATTAGTCACACTAGCAACAGAGAAAGCAGGTGGTTACCCTGCCAAGGCCAAAGTTCCCTTTGATCATCTCCCCTCCTGGATACAGCTACCTCCCAGGTGGTGGTATAACCACTGTTACCAGTTTGATGGGTGTTTTACACACTCTATAAGAACAATATGAAACTACTGAAAGCACTTTGTTTGGGAGCTTCTCTTTTTCCACAAACAATATCACACTAAATGTAACAACAtgcctgcttcttttctttcactcaacacTATATGTCTTGGAGGTTTAGCCACGTCAAGCCCACATGGGTCTGCTTTATTCCTTTTAACTGCTATAGAGCATTCCACATATGACCATAccttatttttccattctcttgtgaatggacatctgggttgtttcca from Neomonachus schauinslandi chromosome 6, ASM220157v2, whole genome shotgun sequence includes:
- the LOC110589412 gene encoding 40S ribosomal protein S20-like, whose product is MLWAYFQRPLNDEDGWRAAIAALPGPSGCEVMPVFPKQQSVKSLFSLKNELHDQVPGGTDHFPSATSTLVHCIYKIPVESLRRGTVRPGGHAVAVAFKDTQKTPMEPEMVIHRIKITLTSCNVKSLEKVCADLIRGAKEKNLKVKGPALMPTKTLRITTRKTLHDEGSKTWDHFQIRIHKRLIDLYSPSEIGKQITSISIEPGVEVEVTHADA